DNA sequence from the Sceloporus undulatus isolate JIND9_A2432 ecotype Alabama chromosome 4, SceUnd_v1.1, whole genome shotgun sequence genome:
ATGGCCTGTAATCTAATGCATACTTATATGAAGGTGTTACATGAGAGAAGGAGCCAAGTGGCCATTGGGTCCAGCCAATGAAGTGGAGGAATTCCTGCTATCTCACCCTACACTCCAGTGCAGTCAAATAGCTGTTGTAGATAATTCTGGGAGATGACAAGCTTTGGTTTTGACCAGGCTGATAAGGGCTCAGTGTGTCACTTCTGATGAGGTGTCTGTACTTAGACCAGTCACCAGACTCTTTTCATACTTCTAGAGTCATTTCCTCTGCACCAATTGAACTATCCTCCTATTGTTATATTTTTCAGTAAGCCAGTTTCTGTGACTAAAGTAACTGAACATGTCTTTAACGTCTGTAAAATTATGATAGAAAAGCAAGCATTGTGACTGCAAACTCTGTAGTCCTTTTTCAAGTTAAAAACTTTGCAGTCACAATGCTTACTTTTTATCTTCTGCAGATTGCAAAGAGGGTCTGTTCCTTTTGTCAGGAAGCTGGGATTACCAAAAAGTATAATAGGAGAATAGTTCAATTAGTGCAGAGGAATGACTAGAATTTTGATATACACGTATCCAAAACACGTAccctttattctgttttttagTTTGCAATAATCCTATATAATACCgtaggtttatttttttattgaaagtttttccaacatttatttaattatacGTAATCCATCCATTGAGTATAAGATCAAACAAATGAACATAGGGAAATATTTCTTGTCTTGACTAATATAATTAATTGGTATAATTTACATTTCGGAACTGCTGTTTACAGCTTCAAAACTTCACACACCTCAGTACATATAAACTATCTTTTGAATATTACCCCTTTTGGAGCTGAAGTCCTCTAGAACCCTTACTTCACTGTAGTGCACAGCAGCACAACCAAATCTGCTTTGTTCTTGCCTTTTCCTGCAGGACACCTTGGAAGAAATGCTGTTTCTCTGGTGATGGAGAGTATATTGTTGCAGGGTCAGCACGTCAGCATGCTTTGTATATCTGGGAGAAGAGTATTGGAAACCTAGTGAAAATTCTTCATGGCACTAGGGGGGAACTGCTGCTAGATGTAGCAGTAAGTGTTTCTTTATCTTTTAAAGGGATTCATAGTCACAAGAGACCTACCTATTTGTTTTTTAACACTCCCACTCAAAGCCGTCTTTGTCTTTTAGTGGCATCCTGTCCGGCCTATCATCGCTTCCATTTCCAGTGGTGTGGTCTCCATCTGGGCTCAAAATCAAGTGGTAGGTGGAAGCACTGATTAATGTTTTTTCGTTTCATGGATTCAGTTTTCAGTTATCCATACCATTTGCACAAACTTAAACACTATGGAACCAGCATCCTTTGTAAAATATTATTCAGAGAGATCTGAATAATTTCTGAACTGTTGAAAAATGAACTGCATATAGCCAGAGGGCTGAGACTTCCTTTCACTGTTGAGAGAATAAAGTAATGAAAAGGATGAAAGAGATCCAGCTATGACATTACACAACGTAATTAAGTGGCCCACTTGTTCAGCAGGCCTTGTGACTTTAGGAAGGTTTGTCTTGTGATGTTACACATGGTTTGTGGTCCTTTGCTGCATAGCTAAGTCGTGATGATGTAGTTGTTTCACAGTTGTGTAATGTCATGGCAGTGAAATGTTTTTTGGGTTTGTGATTTAGGAAAACTGGAGTGCTTTTGCACCTGATTTTAAAGAACTGGATGAAAATGTTGAGTACGAGGAACGTGAGTCTGAATTTGACATAGAAGATGAAGATAAGAGTGAGCCGGAGCAGACAGGTAAAGAATGCATTGATTGAAAATTCAAGCTGCTCAGTGTAAAAGTTGAATAGCTTATGACCTAACTTCCTAGCAAACCCACAGCATAAATTACTGTCTCCCTGCCTCCAGAATTTGGTCCTGGCAATTTTTATTGTCTGTCACACATAAAAGTACCATATAAGATTGGCACAAAAAGCAGCTATGTTATTTACAAAAACATCACTCCATTGGGCTTGTATGCATAGGTAGTAACGGATGAAGTCCTTTTTCATTTTGATGTAACAATATTTGGCCTGAATATCAACACTCACCACACTGGTTTGGAAGATGTAAGCTATTCTCGTGCAAGCACTAACTTCCCAATGTCTAATGATTACACAGCCGTAACCCTATATTCAACcagccatggtttgaaaatattttttttaaaaatccagaaaaactttgattttgctattttatataagggacatcgttTTATTCCCCACTGTATGGGATTTGAGCagccatgtattttggtatccacgggggggtcCTGGAGGCAAACCACAGCAAATACGAAAGGCCCACTATAAAGTCATCCCTCAGTTTTCGTGGACTTGAGATCCGTGTCCCTCGCATATATGCGAGTGGGAAACAATGTGACACACCctcccattcaagccaatgggacttgaatatatgcgaatttccatttttgcggggtgtgtgtgtccagaatggatccccacgaaAACGGAGAGGTGACTGTACTGTGTTCTTTGAGCATCTAGTCAAATCATTGTAGTATTCCACTGTCTACTTGGCAAGAGGTTTACTTTATTTTGCCAACCAGGAGTTGCCAGCCTGATACTGACCagaaattttggactacagtcgTCATCAACTTTTACCAGCATGTCCActggtcaggaatgatgggagttgtagttcaccaACGTCTTGAGGGGACTAAGTTGCTGCACCTGGCCTACAgtatattttgttttctgttctttttgtcaGTCACCTTTTTATGTTTCTCATCCAAAGAGTCCCCTCAGAGAGATGTAGCCTGTTTATTAGAGTGCCATGGGTACTTGAAATTGCAGTTGACACTGATTGATGTTGTGCCCAGCATATGTTTATTTACTTAAGAACCATCCCTACACCAGATACTGCCAAGATTTTATCTGTACATTTGACCACCAAAATTGAAGTCATAAGAGGGGGAAAATCATCCCTAGAAGCAGATAAAGGAAGCATTTAGGTGGCCTTTAGAAGGCTCAATGGTTATTTACACAAGGCTTAACTTTACTGGTTATTTCTTTCATATCTGAATATGGTTAGTTTTGATTAAAAATTTTGCTGCAATATGTTGAACTGCTcgtttttgtggtgtaggaacatagccattttctttttctgctgtttctGACACTGATGCTAATTTTGCTGTTAAAGGAGTAATGCTTAGGAACACATCTACATTGTTAAGGTATACATTGATACAGTGGCAAAATCTCAACTGGGATATacataatgtttttattataaaTTTCCAGTcataaggatttaaaaaaaaaacaactaatagTATTCATTCTTTCAATACATGTATGCATTCAGGTATTTCAAGAAAGCTCTTCTTGACTTAGAAGAATTGTAAAGCTGACAACTAATTTAATATCAACATATGTTGAACAAACAAACTTTACTGGTTAGTTAACTAAAGCCCACCAATTTCACTTGCATCAGGAAAGACATTGCTTGGAGTCCTCTGTGTCTGGAGTCCTATACTCACTAATTTGAGAATGAACCCTGTTGATTTCATATTTGAGTAGACTTGTGTAGTATTGCTCTGTCAGTAACACTGAGGCTAACAAGGGCCAATTACTGAGACAATCTGCAGAAAATACACAGAATAAAGCCACAATGAGTTGCTTCAGATTCCTAAatagtggcattactaggggtgtgtggaccactCCAGGTGACACACCAGAAAAGGGGTGATACCTCCTGCTCTGGACAGCACAGTGCTGCTACTGAAGCCCACCACTTCTTTTTTGCTGCCCTGGCTCTTTTCCTGAGGAGGAATCAAGGcagtggaagaagaggaagggtgaGTGGCCCTCTTGGGTTTGCCTCTGTGCAGCTTAATCATGAGGACGAAGCCGcatggaggcaaagggggaaatgAACCTCCttgccctcttctcttctcctctcctctcccctcccctcctctccctttctctcccaacCACCCCCACCTCTGCACCATGTGATAACAAGCCTGGGGAATCTGCTAGCGGATGGTATAATCTAGATACAGAATGACAAACATTGCCATAGCAAAATATTTAGAAATCAGAATagtgtgtgtttcattttgtgTATTAGTTTTCCCTTAACTACATGTTTGATTGTACTAACTAGGAGTTTAAACGAAATTTGTCAGTGAGATCTCTCAGTTCATTTTAGTTTGTAATTTAAATCTCTTTGTTTTTCAGGTGCTGATGCGGCAGAAGATGAAGAAGTGGATGTAACCAGTGTAGATCCTATTGCTGCTTTTTGTAGCAGGTAAAAGTCAAGAAAAGAATGCTAAAGGACTGTAATTTTTGGATGATTAATTTAATGGAAATTAATAGATTAACAGCAAAATCCTACATTTTTATTGAGAAGTGTGTTCTGTCATGTTACCTGAAACTTGCTctctagtacagtgcgcccatgttttATGCGGGCACagcatatgtggctttcagcatatgctgaaagctgtgccggAAAAGCCCCTCACACACCCCAGAAgtagtaatggggtgtgtgcccatggcatgcgCTGCACGCGCGAGCGCCATTACTTCTAATGAGTCTCCAGTACACgcggatttccccttacacagagggatccagaacggatccccgcataaggggagggcccactgtaagtgTAATTAGTGACTTAAATGTATATACATCTTTAATATGAGTAAAATAATAGTTCTTCTGCAGTGTGGGAATGTAGCCTAACATAGATTAGCTCCTCCTCTTGGTCAGGAAGGCAGAAATTCATTATTTGGATTGggtgttttctttctgttgaggAAAGTGTAGATCCCAGTTTGTGTTCGGCCTCCCATAGAAAGCACATTTGCTAAAAGCTCAGCATTTTAAATTTGTGTGGcaggcatttttttcttttcagtaatTAATATGTCTTGTTTCTTCTGCTAAGAAGACCACAAATGGCCTGAATCACTATCATTGACATCACCCCTCTTTGGCTGGGGCGGGCAGCACTGGGAGAGTGCTCCCTCAGCTGATGAAGCTTCAGATCCAAAGCTTTATAGATGGAGATGAGCCAACAACTCACTGGATCACCTTTGATATGTTCACATAGAGTGAACTGAACAAGGCCACGCCACACTGATGTGGACGTAAGGGGTCAGCCTCCTTTAGAACAGACCTCTTCAATAGTGCATGGAATGGGCTTTCAGGTGTCTTCCCTTCCTCCACTCCTGATCGATGGAAGCACTTCTCACTCTGAATTTTATTGCTACGTAAGGCAGATCATAATTCAAGAGTTGGGATCCTTTAGAGTTTTGTGAGGGAACACGAAGGGTGTTCACTTTACATAACCCTCAGCAGCAACCACATCTCAGGTAATAGCAacaattaataagattgtatgtacagcgctgtgtaaatttacagcgctttataaataaaggttaataataataataataacaagacaGGGAAAAAGTAtcctattctttcttttcttgtgaagCAGTAACATCAGAGGGTGTTCTCAGAACCATGTGGAGAGCTGGCCTTGCTCTCTTGTGATTCCCCCTCCAACCCTAGGCAGCCCCCAAAAATGCTGGCAGCTGCTAAGTGGTGCTGCAATAGTTTCAGTTCCTGCACAGCTGGGCTATCCACTCATACAGAGGCCACTTGTCTATCACTGAGAAAGTCTGCACAGATCTTTCTCAGTTTCTCCCTTACCTTCAGATAGGGACAAGGGAGAACTGTGTGTAGATGAGAAAGCAGCTTCCCATCCCAAAAGCAAGCATGTATGCTTATTTTCCCTGGAGGATTTTTCCAAGTCTTTTCAACGAGTCTAAACAACACATTACAGGGTAAAGGTCAGTAATCTTCTAATAATGAGTCTTCTTTGGGTGGTTTTACATATTAAAATTAACTCAGATTCAGCCTCTGTACCATTTCCTGATGTTTTCTTAGATGTTTTTCATAAGGAATGGGCTTATACTGAGACTTTTTGAGTAAGTTTGGGGCAAGCAAAGTTCTTTGGTAATCTACCTTTTCAAGttataaaaaatgtttaaaagtgcTGGTAGTGAATACAGTATACCTGTGGCTGCACTAGTTTCTGGATCAGTTTACCTAAAGGATGGGTATGATATTCACAGAGAATTACACtaggccctccatatttgttggGATTAGGGATGCTGGCCTAGTTATAACTCCACACATAGAGGTTTGAGAGGGTgaatttaattaaaaaaggatATGACAACAATGTAATTCTTAGTGGCTTGCAGAGATTCTGTTTAGAGGATCTATTAGGTTCCTTGGTGAGCTTTTTTGTCATTGGTACTGTAAAAATTTTTGTAGGTTCAAGGAGGCTAATATTAAAATGGTTCTGTGCTCTCAAAGAAGTTGCTTCCCTTTAATGGTAATAATAAGGAAGGTCTTTCTTTGAGGCAGTCATGTTTTTGTATCCCAAAATAAGCtaccctcctcccctccatggAAAAAGGAAAGTTGAATTAACTGTAAAGTTCCTTTTTCTGCAATGAGTGTTTTTGTCTTAGCCTTTTTTGTCACACAGACACACCCCTTGAACAGTCCTAAAATCAAACTGTACCTTGAAGGTGACAGAAACTTGGGTACATTGTTTATAGCTCTTTGGTTAGTAATGTTATAAAATGGATACTGATCAGTTCTAGTTCTGTGTGACTTTCGTAACAAAATATAACTTGGGGAGGCTGAAATATCCTGTCTGTCTGGATGAGGATTGCACACCTTTTCTAAAACCAATCCAAATCAGCAAAAGGGAGTTTCTCACATAAGCAGGCCTTTACTGTGGGCCAAAGTGTGGTTCTATTTCTTCACTTCCCTAAGATGTTATGTTTTTTTGGAAGATGCATAATTGATTCCAACTCTATCacactttcctttctctttcatatTTGAGCAAAGACCCACGTGGTTTTGACAGGCAAAGGACACTTCCATTTATGCTCCTGTTAGCTGCTTCTGGTTGACAAAACTTAtctgtcccatcatcctcactCTGGTTAATACATGTTTTTATTCATATGACTGGTAGTTGTGGCCCACTTCATTTGCTACATTTTACAGTGtatgcataaaaatatttgtaGATATGGGACACATGCATTATATTATATCCATATCTATAAGGATATGGAAGAGCTTGAAGAACTTACTAATTGGAGTACAGTTCACAGAATCACAAAGCCAGAATGGCCATTGGTTGGGTGATGTTAATTAGATAGCTTATTTAATTGTTGTGCTCCAGAAAAATAATCTTTACAAGCTATGCACATTTTTGTAAGTTGTATATTGTACAGGAAGCTCAGGAAGACACAACTGATTGCAGCTCCCTGTTGAAtgcacacacaacagcaaacctGAACTACAGTCTTAGTAATGAGTGGACTTATTGTGTAGAGCAGCTTACCCCAACTTTGTGTTTTCCAGAGGTGTTGGACAACAGTTTCTGTCATTTCCAGTTGACCTGGGACAATTGAATTTCTATTTCAGCACATCTAGAGGGCATCAGAATAATTTCTATGCAGTGAACTATGAGACTAATTCCTAGGATTACATTGGGTCTTGTCTTGGATCAAGTAAGAACTtaagaacaaataaagaaaaaaaagttatatGAGCTAGGCATAGTAAATgggaacaaaatattattttcttggcaGTGATGAAGAACTGGAAGATTccaaagcattattgtatttGCCTATTGCTCCTGAAGTGGAAGATCCTGAAGAAAATCCATATGGCCCACCACCAGATGCAATCCAGACTGCATTACCTGATGACGGGTTAGGCTGTGAGAAGAAGAGGCAGTCCTTGTCTGATGGACCTCAGCCCCCGAAGAAGAAACCCAAAACAACAAACATAGAACTGCAGGGAGTTCCCAATGATGGTGAGTGGGAATTGCTTGCTAAAAAACAAATAGATATCATTATCTAAAAAACTGATCAATATTTTTTGGCAAAAATTGCTTTAAATGTTGATTCAATATAGTGACCAGTTCAGTGGACTAGAATGTCTATAGTTTTTTTCCTAAAGAAGAAAATCCAATTCCAAATATCAAcacattaatttatttttgtttcttctgctCCTTACCTTTGTAAGCCAGATGATTATTCAGTTTAAAAAGTTATTCTAAAATAAGCCATCTTTCCCATGCCCCTCCTTTTGCTAATGTTACtactaaattaaaataaaggtTCATGCAGCTTCTTACAacaaaactcattttaaaaaagtatctccCTATAAGAACCTGACTCAGTTTTGAGAGCCTTGAacgagggctttctctcagtcccatcaccatgaaaatttagtaagatatggaagagggccttcttggtggctgctccaaaatAGGGAATTCTTTTTCACAAGGGGCTAGGCTGTCTTTTCTGCTTTGCTTCTGTGGcatgtgaaaacatttttatttaaacagcatttgATGATCTGCTGGGTCGTTTAGTAGGGTGGGTGCATatacttttattgtaatttttaaaaatgcttttatattgcttagtttgtaatgttttaatttgcttATTTAGTTTCTCACTTTTGTGCTATAAattgttttagctgtattttattttaacttacaCTATAAGCTAACTTTGGTCCCATAtgggaagaaaggtaggatataaattatataagaaataaaataggTATTTATTTAGTAATGTGTGGTGTTATGCATTTCCTCTAAAGCATTTGGATCAATGTTGTTTTGATCTAAGGTGTCTGTCAGGTTTATTCTTATATTTATACACAACAAATTGCTGGTGAACTCACAGTCATAACTGCTGGCTCATTTCTCATTGTTCTTAAATAGTTCAAACTACTGTTCCAGTCTTATTTCTATAAATTGCCAATAtaagtttctctttccttcccataGTATGCACTTCAGAGAGCCGTAGACAATAATTATGAATATGctgatcttttaaaatgaaaactagGTATCTGTACTTTTTCTTAACAAATGTGCTTTACAGAAGTCCATCCACTGCTGGGAGTCAAGGGAGATGGTAAATCCAAGAAGAAGCAAGCAGGCAGGCCTAAAGGATCAAAAGGTAAAGAGAAAGATTCTCCATTTAAACCGAAACTCTACAAAGGGGACAGAGGTTCTTTACCTCTGGAAGGAGCAGCGAAGGGTAAAGTGCAGGCGGAGCTGGGACAGCCTTTGCCAGGTAAGGACCCAGCGTGAGCATCTGCTTGTTTGGTGACCTTCCTTCATCCAGACATGGCATTGTCTTAGCACTTTAGCTTCCAGGTGGCATTTGCTTGCTAAGTGTTTAGCTGCTCTGCTGTCAAGGATGGACAAAATTTTACTTCTCAGAATATAACCTTTACCCTTAATTTCACAAATATTGGTGCTTACCACTGACCTGAATCAAAAATGGAAAGTAAAGGGATGAGAAGCATGTGGAAGCAAACATTCTCCTATGTCTTTATTATGAATACTGTACTTcatatttctaaaaaataaagaagggagTAGCTACCTACCTTTGTCTGGGGACTGGTTGTCTTTCATTTTCTACAAAAGTGCAGTCAGATGCCCATGTTTGCATCCATACTTAATTGTGACATTTGTTAGATGTAAAGTACAAGCtattctttaatagcttgtagtATAAGCAAGAACAGTACCCAACATGGTGCTGGAGCTGAGCAGCTCAGGTGgagttatacagtgtgcccttcgtATACGCgtggaatctgttctggaccctcccgcCCTTCGCGTAAGTGAAAACGTGGGACCTCAAATCCCCTTGTTTTCTATGGTGGCGTGCTGTCGTGGGCACGCACACCATTAAAAGTGCCTTGAGTCAGCATATGGTGAGCCTGCGTATGGCGCACATGCACGCTGTATAGCTAGCAGTAGCCATAATTTTCAGGGGCTGGAATTATCAGTTGTCTCCATTACAGTGTTCTTGCCCTTTACTTTCTTTTGTAAACAAATAATTTCCAAATAGGATTGAATTGTACAGAGAGTTGCACTTAACCACACACCATGCACATTTTTAGTCAAAAATAACTCACATTGAGTTCACTGTTGCTTGTTCCCTGAGATATGAGTTTAGGAATTGGAAGCTTGGAGAAAGAGAGGACAAAACTCATCCTTCACTCTTTATCCGTAGATGACCTAGCCGTCTTTCTCATAATTTCTACAGAAAGTCCTATACTTCTGGATGTAGATTGCACATAACAGCTCTGTCCTCCTAAGAGATCTTCACAATATATTATGGTGTCTTTGCTGCTACTCTAATGACAGGGAATTTGCTAGCATTTAGGAGATGACCTTGGCTTTTAAAGAAGTAACATGCCATGCTGTCTTCCATACAAAATGTGAACTAAATGTTCATATTGAATGTTCTCAAAACCACCTGTTGCACCTTCCCCTGACCATGTAGTAACAGATTATGTCCAGAAAAGCATGTATAAGGAATTGGTAGCAATAAAGAGACTGTGTGCATATCTCATAGCCATCAGGGCTTGATGCCTCAAAATTTGCAAAGCTGAATTTCATGCTGATATTTCAAATGGGGGACTTGCTAGAAACAAAAAGGGAATCCAGTCATAACTCAtcagtaaataataatacatgCCTCAAAAATCAAAGATGGTTTTGGTTGTCATCTAGGTTGCAGTGTCCATTTTTTAAACTGAAGAACTAAAATGCCAACCATGGATttcttagaagaagaaaaatgtggaaCCACCATTAACTCATTGGAGCATCATGGTAGATGCTTCAAAATGTAAAAGAGTGGTTTTGATTGTCACCAAAGTTGCAGTGACCACTTTCAACTTGAAACCCCCAATTTCTAGACACAGACAAAAAATTCAACAATAACCCCATAGGATTTTTTGTAAGACATAAAAGACAAAAGAGGGCACAGTGGGGCAGAAAACTGGTAGGAAAGCAAAAGATGGCCAAAGTGCTGCCGCCAAGATTCCTGaggctaaaaataaaaaataaggaaaggaaaaaggaaagggctTTTTCATGTGTTGCTGATGCCATTTAGAATTCCCAAGAGAATTATTTCACAATTAAAGTCCTCATGTCCTTCCAGACTATTGGCCCAACCTAGATACAGAATAGGACCTCTCCTGGAAACCTTAGTTTCCTGCCAAGTATATGGAGGAATAAATGTTCCTTCAAATATTGAGCTTCCAATCCAATTAGAGGTTTAAATGTCACCACCAGAACCTTGTATTCAGACCAGAAACAAATAGACAGTCAGTAAAAGTCCTTCAAGAGTCATGTTTTATGTTGTTTATATGGTACACCATTCTGTAACCTTATTGTTACATTTTGTGCTACATGTTCTACATAAAGTACATCACAATAGTTTAATTGGGAAGTTACCAGTGTGTTGACTGCTGTGACTAATTTATCCTGGTCCAGGAAAAGCTGTAGCTGGTACATCAGTCATGGTGCCAAGCAATCCAAGCTGTGTATTCCACTTGGGCCTCCAGTAACAGAGAGAAATCTAGGAACAGTCCCAAGCTGTGTACTTACTTCTTCGGGGGAGTACAACTCCTTTCAGGGCAGATATCTTACCCAATTCTTGGACCTGAGAACTACCAGTCCACAGAGTctccatccagcccattacaacAGCCTCTACACTATAACATCTGTTTTACACTGTACTTGCCATCAGGccagaattccaaaaagcaaagtttgattttgccgttgtttataagggacaccattttactatgccattgtataacatccatggattttggtccaGGAGgccatcctggaaccaaacccaagggACCACAATATTTTTCTACAGATGTCTGCTTCCACTATCTGGTAGAAGGAAATGCTCTCTGGACAATCCCCCCTTTGGTGGAAACCTGCATCAAGATTATTGTAACAGAGATTGTGTTTATGTTATGTAACCAGAGCAAATTCAGTGATACTATTTAACACTAAACAACTTCCtgatcatttttaatttcttctgtgCTCACATCATTGCACTGGTGCCATGTAGATTGGCTATGCCCATATTTTATTTCTCTAATCTTTTATAGAGATTGTAAAGGTGCCTTCTGTCTTGTTGGACAGGACCATGTATAACAGGATCCAAAAAGTCCAATGGAAACTGTTATACAGGAAATGTGAAACAGCTTTTATTAAAGTTTTCTGTGTAAACTGTTAGGGGTAATAGCAGTTCAGATGTGGCATATGTGCACAATTTTGTACATCCTTGAAACTCAGTAGCTGTTgctgtggattttattatttccc
Encoded proteins:
- the RBBP5 gene encoding retinoblastoma-binding protein 5 isoform X2, which codes for MALTCTFNRWGTLLAVGCNDGRIVIWDFLTRGIAKIISAHIHPVCSLCWSRDGHKLVSASTDNMVSQWDVLTGDCDQRFRFPSPILKVQYHPRDQNKVLVCPMKSAPVMLTLSDSKHVVLPVDDDSDLNVVASFDRRGEYIYTGNAKGKILVLKTDTQDLVASFRVTTGTSNTTAIKSIEFARKGSCFLINTADRIIRVYDGREILTCGRDGEPEPMQKLQDLVNRTPWKKCCFSGDGEYIVAGSARQHALYIWEKSIGNLVKILHGTRGELLLDVAWHPVRPIIASISSGVVSIWAQNQVENWSAFAPDFKELDENVEYEERESEFDIEDEDKSEPEQTGADAAEDEEVDVTSVDPIAAFCSSDEELEDSKALLYLPIAPEVEDPEENPYGPPPDAIQTALPDDGLGCEKKRQSLSDGPQPPKKKPKTTNIELQGVPNDEVHPLLGVKGDGKSKKKQAGRPKGSKGKEKDSPFKPKLYKGDRGSLPLEGAAKGKVQAELGQPLPAGGGISELL
- the RBBP5 gene encoding retinoblastoma-binding protein 5 isoform X1, which gives rise to MNLELLESFGQNYPEEADGTLDCISMALTCTFNRWGTLLAVGCNDGRIVIWDFLTRGIAKIISAHIHPVCSLCWSRDGHKLVSASTDNMVSQWDVLTGDCDQRFRFPSPILKVQYHPRDQNKVLVCPMKSAPVMLTLSDSKHVVLPVDDDSDLNVVASFDRRGEYIYTGNAKGKILVLKTDTQDLVASFRVTTGTSNTTAIKSIEFARKGSCFLINTADRIIRVYDGREILTCGRDGEPEPMQKLQDLVNRTPWKKCCFSGDGEYIVAGSARQHALYIWEKSIGNLVKILHGTRGELLLDVAWHPVRPIIASISSGVVSIWAQNQVENWSAFAPDFKELDENVEYEERESEFDIEDEDKSEPEQTGADAAEDEEVDVTSVDPIAAFCSSDEELEDSKALLYLPIAPEVEDPEENPYGPPPDAIQTALPDDGLGCEKKRQSLSDGPQPPKKKPKTTNIELQGVPNDEVHPLLGVKGDGKSKKKQAGRPKGSKGKEKDSPFKPKLYKGDRGSLPLEGAAKGKVQAELGQPLPAGGGISELL